The following DNA comes from Desulfovulcanus ferrireducens.
GTCGGGCCGAGGTGTTGGAAGTGCCTATTGTTATAGTCCGCGATGATACTTATACTGTGGCCAAGAAAATGGAAAACATCCTTTCCAGGCATAAATTGAGGGATGCAATCAAAATTCAACACGGTGCACAGTTAGTTAATTCTGTACTTGACTATAATTATATTAAAGAGTCAATCGGCCTGAGTTAGTTGTAAGTCCTGTAAGGCAAAAAATTAAAGTCTAAAAAAGGCACCTCTTTGGTGCCTTTTTTAATGTCTTGAAGATGGAAAGATCCATACAAAAGTCTTGTTATCTTTTCCCGTCATTCTGAGCGGAGCGAAGAATCTCAGACAAAGGCGGGGTAATGACTGACGTTAAGAGACGCAAGGGCAGCGTCTTCTCTGATTCAACCAACATAATTGGTATCAATTAGCAAATTATCACTCTGAGCGGCCTGCTTGGCCAGGAGGTCGCACTTTTCGTTTTCTTCATCCCCGTTGTGACTTTTGATCCAGTGAAAATTAACCTGGTGTTTGTTTAAAAGAGGAAGAAGTTTTTGCCACAGGTCCAGGTTTTTGACCTTTTTTTTGCCGGAAGTTTTCCAGCCATTTTTTTGCCATTTTTTTATCCAGTTCTGGGTGATGGCGTTCGATACGTATTTTGAATCTGTATAAAGGTCCACCTGGCATGGAAACTTCAATGCTTCCAGGGCCTTGATAATGGCCAGGAGTTCCATGCGATTATTGGTAGTTAGCTTAAACCCTTGGGAAAGTTCTTTGCGTTTGTCCTTATACTTTAAAATTGCCGCCCAGCCACCCGGTCCAGGATTTCCCAGGCTGGATCCATCCGTATAAATTGTTACCTTATAAGGCTGCTTATCCATTTTCGATTTCCATAAGTTTTTGGCCAATTAAACTTAATGCTTCACCTAAGCCTTGGGGCCAGTTACCGTTTTCAAAATAGGGAACAAAGTGTTGCTCCTGCAGGTAACGCAGGAACTCTACACCCAGGACTTTCTCCACCAGGGGGGGGAACCTCACAATGACCTCTTTATACTTAGGGCTTAAGCCGATAAAAATAGTTTTGGAATCCAGCTGGGGGATGTATATTCGTTTTGTGGTTATTTTAAGTTGCAGGGTCAAACCATACCGTTTTTTTAGCAGGGCAGAAAAATTATAGATACTTTTTTTCTGCTTATCGGTTAAAGTTTTGGTCTGATCCCAAATGGACTGTCTGGACTGAATAGTTGTGATTGTACGGTCATAATGTTTCCAGAAAAGTACTCCTACAGCCATGAATACGGCTACCAGGGCCAGGCCGCGGAAAATTTGCATGACAATATTATCGTTTCTGCGTTTTATAAACATCTTTTTTCCCCGACTCTGTAGTTTTCAATTTCTATAATTACCATACCTCTACCCCATTAAGCCTTATTTACTTTTAAGCGCAGTAATGGGATTAAGGTTAGCTGCCTGGTTGGCTGGTTTTAAACCAAAAATTAGGCCAATTAAAAGGGCCGATAGGCTCGATATCAAAAAAACTTTTAGAGAAAATTCAATTGGTATAATGCCTAAACCTGACAAAATTTGTCCAGTAAGTGTACCCAGGCCAAAGCCGCATATAGCTCCCAGAATAGTTAAAATAACTGCTTCCGTCAAAAATTGGACTCTTATAGCCAATTTGCTCGCACCCAGTGCTAATTTAAGTCCGATTTCATTTTTGCGTTCGTCAACACTTAAGTAAAAGAGATTGGCCAGGACAAATCCGCCAACTATTACAGCTACCGCGGCAGTCACCCCCAGGAAGATTACCAGGCTCCCCTGGAGCATGGCAAGAAATTTTAAGATTTCTTTGGCCGATAAAATAGTGAAGTCATCTGCCTGACCTGGTCCTAGATTGTGCTCATATCTTAAAAGAGCTCTTAGGTTTTGTACATGCTCATCCATAAGTTCCGGGTGAAAAAATTTAACTCTTAAGGCTCGAAAATATTTACGGTCTAAGTTAAATCTTTGTGTTAAAGTTGTAATGGGCATGATGATGCGGTTGTTAATGGATCTTCCTCCTCCACCTGAAAAGTCTCGATAAGCCAGAACACCAATGACCTGGACAGCTAGATTATTGATAAGAATGGTTTTGCCTAATGGATCGGTATCGGGAAAAAGTTGTTTGGCTGGTTCATCGCCTAAAATACATACTTTGCGTGCCCTATGTACGTCGTCATTGTTCAAGTCTCTGCCTAGGGCTAAGGGCCAGTTCCAGCCCTCTGCATAGTTGGCTGTGGAACCAACAACTACAGAGACATTAATGTTTTTATGTTGAGCTTTTACCTGGACATCGTGAACAGCTCGCATGGGAATAACCATATAAGCTCCGGGCAGGGACCTTTCAATTTTTTGGGCATCAGACCAGGTCAAGGTATTTACCCGTTGTCCAACTGCCCGGCTTTTAATGTCTCCCCCTAAGACAAAGACAGCGTCGGGTCCAAACCAGTGCACTACTTCCCGGGCTTTTTTCTGGGCTCCATCAATGGAGGAGATAATGATGGTTAAAGCTGCAATGCCTAAACTGATGGCCAAGACGACAAAAAGACTGCGTAGTTTATAGGCCCAGACTGCTTTTAAGGCCAGTTCAAAATTACGCAGATAAATAATTGTATTATGTAGTTGCGATCTGTCCATCGATAATCTGGATGGTCCGCTGAGCAAAGTTAGCAGTAACCGGATCATGGGTGACCAGGATAATAGTTTTTCCCTGGGCATGAATTTTCTTGAATAAAAGCATGATTTCCTGGCTGGTTTTGGAATCCAATTGCCCTGTGGGTTCGTCAGCAAGGATGAGCTGGGGATCATTGATCAGGGCCCGGGCCAGAGCCACACGTTGTTGCTGTCCGCCGGAGAGTTGGCTTGGCTTAAACTTCATACGATCTTCCAGACCTAGCTGAGTTAAAAGCTCTTTGGCCCTTTGTTCCAACTTTTTTCTTGGCGTTTTACTGTATAAGCCGGGCAAAAGCACATTATCCAGGGCTGTTATATAGGGAACAAGGTAGAAGCTTTGAAAGACAAATCCAATGAGTGAGTTTCTAAGCTTACTTAATTCATCGTCGTTTAACTTGGACACATCTTTTCCCTGTAAAAAATATTGGCCTGACGAAGGAGCATCAAGAAGTCCGATGATATGCAAAAGAGTTGACTTGCCTGACCCGGAAACTCCCTGCAGGGCAACAAACTCGCCCTGCTCAATGTCCAGGTTAATGTCTCTTAAGACCTGTATTTCGTCTTGACCCTGGACAAAGTTTTTGTGGATATTTTTTAATTGAATTAGCATTCAACTCCTTAATTTCACTGCGCAATCAGTCAACTACTCACCTTTCAAAACAACCTGGGTGGCGACGACATCACCCGGTTTTAGTCCGGAAATAACTTCTGTGTAATTGAGTCCGCTTAATCCAAGTTTTGGTTTGACCTGTGAAACAGTACCATCAGGCCTTTGTACGAAAATAACCTGTTTACCCTTGATCCATTTTAGGGCTGAATTAGGCAGGGCCAGAACATTGTTCTTGGTTTTTACCTCAATCTGGCAATGAGCGGTCATCTCTGGTCTTAAAAACCTGGCTTGTTCAGAGGTAATCCGGACTAGTGCCTGGTAATAGACAATATTATCCCTTATCTCTGGTTGAGGATAGATTGTGGCTATTCGACCGGTAAAGGTTTTGTTGGGGTAGGCATCTACGTTGAAGGAGACCTTTTGTTTGGGGCGGATTTCACCCATGTCTGTTTCATCTATATATATCCACATTTCAAGACGCGTAGGGTCTAAAACAGTAATCAGGTTGGCTACCTGGAGGCCAGCGACAACAGTTTCTCCTTCCTGGGCTGTAACCTGGCTGACATAGCCAGTCAGTGGACTGTAAATTTTAGTATAGCTGAGTTTAACCTTTAAAGCATCTAGTTTGGCCTGGGCTTCTCTAATTTCTACCCTGCTTTTTTTGGCTTCAAAAGCAAATTCCCTGTTTAACTCATTTAATCTGGCACTAGCCTGGTTAAAGTTTTGACTTTCAACTGCTAGCTCTTTTTGAGCTCGCTCAAACTCATCTTGAGAAACAAGATTTTCTTGAAAGAGCTTTTCGAGTTTATGGAAATTCGACCTGGTATAGTCTAGTTTGGCTTTGGCTTGGTGCAAAATGGCTTTGGCCTGAGCTATTTTTAAGGGATATGTGGCCTTGATTTTCTCCAGGGCCAGGCGGGACTTTTCCAGCCGGGACTGTGCTTCAACCATGGCTGTCCGAATTTCTCGGTCATCAATTTCAGCAACAAGCTGACCCTTTTGCACCTTATCGCCTACCTTGACCTTCATCTTGGTAATAACGCCGGTGGCTTGGGCCCCGATTTTGACTATGGCTCCTACCTGAGGTTTGATAATCCCGGTAGCCTCCAGGACTTTGCGCACCTGACCTTTTTTCAGGGTGGCTGAGGCCAGAATTTTAGGGCCGTGGTATGAATTTTTTTTCTTCCACCACCAGCCTCCCCCGGCGATCAAGACCAAAACTAAGGTGAGAAAGATAAGTTTACGCATCTTGGGTCAGTTCCTGGATCCATTTCTTTAAAGGTTGTTCGATTAGAGCGCGAATTTCTTCCAGCCGTTTTTCCGATTCAGCCTCAAATCGAAGGACCAAAACCGGCTGGGTATTGGAGGCGCGTAGCAGCCCCCAACCGTCATCAAAAATAATGCGCACACCATCTACGTCGACAATATTGTATTTTTCGCGGAAATAGGCCTGGGCCTTGCTGACAACCTTGAATTTAATTTCTTCCGGACAGTCCATTCGAATTTCCGGGGTATTAAATGTTTTGGGCCAGTCAGATAAATAAGAGCTCAAGGGCATATCCGGCTGTTTGCTTACAATTTCAATCAGACGGGCAGCAGCATAGAGGGCATCGTCAAAACCATAGTAGCGATCAGCAAAAAACATATGTCCGCTCATTTCCCCAGCGAGCAGGGCCCCGGTCTCTTTCATCTTGGCCTTGATCAGGGAGTGGCCTGTCTTCCACATTAGGGGCTTTCCCCCATGCTTTTCTATATCTTTAAACAGAAGGTGAGAACATTTTACTTCCCCGATAACGGTGGTACCAGGATTTTCTTCGAGTACCTGGCGGGCAAAAATGGCTAAAAGTTTATCTCCATAGACAACATGGCCTTTTTCATCTACAACACCAATACGGTCACCATCACCGTCCAGGCCGATTCCAAGGTGGGCTTTTTCTTCAGTAACGATCTGGCTTAAATCTGTGATATTTTTAAGGACAGTGGGGTCTGGATGATGGTTAGGAAAGTCACCATCTGGCTCGCAGTAGAGGGGAACAACTTCTGCCCCAAGTCTTTTTAATAGTTCAACACAAACAAGACCCGCGCTGCCATTGCCGCCATCTACAACCACTTTGATCGGGTTACTTAGTTTGGCCCTGTCGGATAGATGATCCAGATAGGCCGGGACTATGTCCAATTGACTGGCCATGCCTTCACCTTTAGCAAAATCGCCCACCACCATTATTTCATAAATTTTTTGGATTTCTGAGGTATGGATAGTGCTTTCACCGGCCCAGACCTTGAAACCATTAAAATCAGAAGGGTTGTGGCTGGCC
Coding sequences within:
- the rnhA gene encoding ribonuclease HI, whose translation is MDKQPYKVTIYTDGSSLGNPGPGGWAAILKYKDKRKELSQGFKLTTNNRMELLAIIKALEALKFPCQVDLYTDSKYVSNAITQNWIKKWQKNGWKTSGKKKVKNLDLWQKLLPLLNKHQVNFHWIKSHNGDEENEKCDLLAKQAAQSDNLLIDTNYVG
- a CDS encoding TPM domain-containing protein translates to MFIKRRNDNIVMQIFRGLALVAVFMAVGVLFWKHYDRTITTIQSRQSIWDQTKTLTDKQKKSIYNFSALLKKRYGLTLQLKITTKRIYIPQLDSKTIFIGLSPKYKEVIVRFPPLVEKVLGVEFLRYLQEQHFVPYFENGNWPQGLGEALSLIGQKLMEIENG
- a CDS encoding ABC transporter permease, encoding MDRSQLHNTIIYLRNFELALKAVWAYKLRSLFVVLAISLGIAALTIIISSIDGAQKKAREVVHWFGPDAVFVLGGDIKSRAVGQRVNTLTWSDAQKIERSLPGAYMVIPMRAVHDVQVKAQHKNINVSVVVGSTANYAEGWNWPLALGRDLNNDDVHRARKVCILGDEPAKQLFPDTDPLGKTILINNLAVQVIGVLAYRDFSGGGGRSINNRIIMPITTLTQRFNLDRKYFRALRVKFFHPELMDEHVQNLRALLRYEHNLGPGQADDFTILSAKEILKFLAMLQGSLVIFLGVTAAVAVIVGGFVLANLFYLSVDERKNEIGLKLALGASKLAIRVQFLTEAVILTILGAICGFGLGTLTGQILSGLGIIPIEFSLKVFLISSLSALLIGLIFGLKPANQAANLNPITALKSK
- a CDS encoding ABC transporter ATP-binding protein: MLIQLKNIHKNFVQGQDEIQVLRDINLDIEQGEFVALQGVSGSGKSTLLHIIGLLDAPSSGQYFLQGKDVSKLNDDELSKLRNSLIGFVFQSFYLVPYITALDNVLLPGLYSKTPRKKLEQRAKELLTQLGLEDRMKFKPSQLSGGQQQRVALARALINDPQLILADEPTGQLDSKTSQEIMLLFKKIHAQGKTIILVTHDPVTANFAQRTIQIIDGQIATT
- a CDS encoding efflux RND transporter periplasmic adaptor subunit, with translation MRKLIFLTLVLVLIAGGGWWWKKKNSYHGPKILASATLKKGQVRKVLEATGIIKPQVGAIVKIGAQATGVITKMKVKVGDKVQKGQLVAEIDDREIRTAMVEAQSRLEKSRLALEKIKATYPLKIAQAKAILHQAKAKLDYTRSNFHKLEKLFQENLVSQDEFERAQKELAVESQNFNQASARLNELNREFAFEAKKSRVEIREAQAKLDALKVKLSYTKIYSPLTGYVSQVTAQEGETVVAGLQVANLITVLDPTRLEMWIYIDETDMGEIRPKQKVSFNVDAYPNKTFTGRIATIYPQPEIRDNIVYYQALVRITSEQARFLRPEMTAHCQIEVKTKNNVLALPNSALKWIKGKQVIFVQRPDGTVSQVKPKLGLSGLNYTEVISGLKPGDVVATQVVLKGE
- a CDS encoding phosphomannomutase/phosphoglucomutase is translated as MKEIKREIFRAYDIRGIVNKDFDGDWVEVLGKACGTYFLSLGYTHAVIGHDCRHSSPEYQNRLMDGLLSTGVDVTFLDMVATPLFYFAIKNLNLNAGVMITASHNPSDFNGFKVWAGESTIHTSEIQKIYEIMVVGDFAKGEGMASQLDIVPAYLDHLSDRAKLSNPIKVVVDGGNGSAGLVCVELLKRLGAEVVPLYCEPDGDFPNHHPDPTVLKNITDLSQIVTEEKAHLGIGLDGDGDRIGVVDEKGHVVYGDKLLAIFARQVLEENPGTTVIGEVKCSHLLFKDIEKHGGKPLMWKTGHSLIKAKMKETGALLAGEMSGHMFFADRYYGFDDALYAAARLIEIVSKQPDMPLSSYLSDWPKTFNTPEIRMDCPEEIKFKVVSKAQAYFREKYNIVDVDGVRIIFDDGWGLLRASNTQPVLVLRFEAESEKRLEEIRALIEQPLKKWIQELTQDA